The sequence atcaattgttttatttaatattttactcaaatgtttgtagatgaaatgtatttcttttttatagtctatttttattaaatgtttctatattttcatcattttttaaaatattttgataaaatatttttagatttttttaatcaaaagttaTTATATGGTTATCAAATGTTTAATGTCTTGAATCATAGTTTTAGAGGGATGTGATGTTCACCTTTAAGCTGGCTGAAGGTGGGGGTGTCCTCAACTGGGTCAGCATCCTGCTCCTGCAGAGAGCCACACATCTTCTTATGTGTGAACCAGTGAAGTTTCTGACATGTTGCACTGCAGTACAGAAcctgaaaatattaaatataagacCCATTAATGACACTGTCAAACTACATACAGTATTTACTGTTGCTACACGTACTATTTACTGTTTGTATGTATTTGTTAACTCACAGTCTTTAACATAAGAACCATAATATAATAAATTATAATTATCATCAGATTACATgaactttaaaccaattttatgTATCATTTTTGACTCACAATTTTGAGTATAAGAATCACTAAGGAGCAATGGAGGACTCATTTTGCATCACTGTGACTACAGAGAGAGACACTGGCGTGCCTTAGCCAAAGTGtattgaaagggacaataaaggaTGCAATTAATTgcgatttaaaaaatgggtgcACTAATTGTGAACCTTGATTAATCACGCTCAatttgattaatcttgacagccctatcaattaaataagataaatattATCAGGCAACATGTTCTACATGATTACTAATTTTACTCACAGCCTTGCAGAGGGAGCACCTCTTTTCGGCGCCCCTCTCCCCACACGTGGCGCAGTAATCAGCATCCACCATCGCCATCTGCCCTGTCAGAGCCTGACTCAGCACGGAGAACGCTGTGGGGTAGTTTCCctggaaacaggaagttatGTCATTCAGTATCATCTACTACCAGCAGCTAGCAACACTCAGTAGGCTGCTACTCCTCTTCGCTTACGATGTCTAGCGGGGAAATGCTTCGCcccagctgctgcagcagcGTGGCCTCACAGTACGGAAACTTCCGGATGCACTCTCTGATAAACTTTTCCTGGTACTGAGGGAATCCATCGCTGTCCCTCCCCCGCAGCAAGCTGGGCAgagaaaactaaaaatgtgatGGCATTTATGTATAGTGGTGTGCTAACTAGTTTATCTATGCTAATGCAATCATACATCTTCAGACCAAGCTCCAGTGGGACCACTCTGACCCGGCTGCTGGTTTCCCCTCACTCACCTCTTGACCAGGGCGTCAAGCTTGTCGTCCCGTCTCTGCAGGAAGGaaacacatttctgcagcaCACAGCTGATGTAGTGCATCTTCATGGCGAGCACCTCGTTCATGTCGTGCTGCTTCACACACTGTTCGCACAGCAAGTCCATCACCTGGTAGCACTTCTGCAGAGCCTCTGAGTCTACCAGGACGGGGTTCTCCTTCACCAGCAGGACTATCTGACAGAGTAGAGGGACAAACGCTACCACAGACCAAACCCACATCTTTGCTATCTGATTTAACACCAGAACAGCCATGTTACTAAAATGTACTCTAAAAGAGAGccttgactttcttttttatttcactccagTAGATAAACAACAGATGTGATATGGAAATCCTAAGCCTTGTTAGAAGTCATAGGTCAAGGGTCAGGGTCAGGGACaccactgaaaaaataaagatattcaTTGTGTTAGTGGCGTTCGCCACTTTCAGGGGTTTGTTTTCCTAACTTTCGTGGGTGGGCTTTATTTGTTTGAGAACAGTTGCAGCTAGTTCAGATGGACAGCTGAGGACAATCCATTGGCATCCACTGAGAGGCATCAGACAGGCAATGCTGTGAGTATTTTATACCaaaatttttgacaatttattTTAGAAGGTATTGTTAGAATATGCTTGTGTAATTATAGTTTTGTTTCATGTATATACAAGATGCAGTTCTTTGTAACATAGCAAACACTGACAGTTTTATATCTTTACTTGCAGTTTTCACCATTATGTTAATCTGGACCAAGTTTTCAATAAGTGAGAGAAGCCTTACTATGACACCGTCTTCATTGACATTGGTTTAACTTGGTGTTTAGTCAAGAGTTTCTACATACTGAATGATTTAGTCATTATTGATAAATATCTAAACATTTCATCATTGTTCTGAGTGAAGAAGAATCTGGTGGTGTGAAAGTTTTAGGactgattgctcagttttgaGATAATTTTAGATATGATTGATCACCATGAGTGATTCTGTTTTCTCAGTATGCTTAATCAGCTGTTCAATGTCTGCGGTTAATTTATAGCTCCTGATCAGTGCTGTTTGCAAAAATCAGTACACGAGTAACTGGTAAActaaaaacgtgtttttaatgtgttttaggacctttgttttcagttaaatgtcTGATAAAAGGGtatgtggtgaacacaagctcaagtgatttaaatgttttttctaaGAAATGAAACATATTTGTAAAGTTCCCCACTTTTTAATTAATATCTTTTAGCATCTTAATGAAGGCGATTGCTAATGGGCAGCATCATGTTGAGTGCAGCACCTGTGCCTGCACTCACACGAGACAAGCTGATGATGAAGTGAATACGTCAGCTGTGTTGTAGTTCAGTGTAGCATGACATAAGcgttttacttttgtcagttataTCTATGAACAAAATATGTTGTTCATAAATAATATCTTTATGCACAGAACATATTTCATAGACTTTATCCATCcgttttctataccgcttatcccgtttgTGGTCAGGGGGGCCCTGGAGCATAtcctagctgtcattgggcgagaggcagggtacaccttggactggtcaccagtcaatcgcagggctgacatataggcagacaaccaggcacacttaCATTTACGGTCAAtattagagtcaccaattagccTAACAAGCCtttctttggtggtgggagaaagccggagtacccggacagaacccacacatgcacggggagaacatgcaaactcttatgcacagagaggccctgactgggaagcgaaccagggaccttcttgctgtggggcaacagcactaaccactgTGCCACTGTGCAGCTctcataaaatatatatatattgatatatttatatatatataagcagccaatcacatgcaGCAGCTGATTCAtgtaggcatgtagacatggagAATACCATGCGCTGAAGGTCAAAGCAAGCATCAGAACGGGAAGAAAGGTGATAATTGAAAGTGGTTGTTGGTCTGAGTATTTCTGTTGATCTACAGGGATTTTCTCGCCATCACCATCATCTTTAGGGTTAAGCAGACTGTTTGAAACTGGCAGAGAAAAAGATAACTCAGATAACCACTCAATACAACGAAGGGTTGAAGAAGATCGTCTTAACTAAAATCAGACGGCTACAGCAGCAGGGACCACAGTGGTGTtgctcctgtcagctaagagcCAACAACAGAGGCTAAAGTTCACATGGGGTTAACTTAAACTTGACAATAGAGGACTGGAAACATGTcacctggtctgatgagtctggATTTCTGCCGCCACATTCGATCGGTAGGGtcagaaaaaacaacatatctgCTAGAGGGCCAGCCAACAACCACGGCTAGAGAATTAGTGAGTGAAAGTGATACAGAGGCTGAAAACCTCTGTGTTTTAACTATGGAATAAAGAAAAGGTGAGCATGCGGCTGGTTGACAGCTGTTTGGGCGGCCTTACCTTCACCGGGTTGAGGTTGGTGGTCATGATTATCTTGTGCAGGGGTCCGGCCAGGCGGGGGGGCAGTTTGGGCTCTCTCTCCAGCCCCTGTGGGCGAGTGTAGTACTCGAGCCTCGCTGGGGAGAAGAAGTTGTTGATCACTGTGACACAGTCATGCTGACCTGCAGGAAGAGGGGCAATACCAGGGTTATGTTCAGAATCAGTTAACCTCAGCTCGCCACTGACCCTAACTTAGGTGGTTTCATTGCCTAGTAACCATGAAGACGCAAGTTTCATCTCATCAAGTGCCAAAATATAACCCAAACACAGAGCTagaaattattatttcattacaCCAATCATTGAATTTTTAGTTCAGCGTTTTTACTGTACTACCTTTTGTTTCTTGTCTATAATGAGGCTAACAGCTGAAATAATGTCTGTGAACTGACTGCAGACAATGAAATGTCTGTAAAGTCTGGTGACTGAGCTTTATGTTTGAGAGATAACTAAATCCTCCAGCCTTCATCTCTAGTCAGTGTGAGAGAGTAGCAGTAACATGGAGCAGTGATATTTTAGATAATATGAGGTCAGTTGGTGGAAGACCTTAAATGTTCGAGTGTAAACCCTGTTATCAGTCATGTTCAAACTGCTGCAGCCCTTCGCAGGTGTGCATACCAACCAGGTGTGTCTGACCTACGAAACCATATCTGACCTACGAAAGCAGCCATCTGAGCGGCGGTTCGTCCCACAGAGTTGACAAGGTCGGTCTCTGCTCCAGCGTCCAGCATCATAGAAGTAATGTCCGTTTTCCCTGCGTCACATTGGATGAGGAAAAGCTTAATCCAAAGAGGCATCAGATTTACCTTCAAATTCATCAAAAATCACTCTCATTGTACCTGACAGGCCAGCAAACATCAGCGCTGTGTAGCCGTACTCATGCTGGTTACAGTTGACATCTGCTCCATACTGCAGAAGCAGACGACACATGGCGGCTGTCCCTTTGTACGCAGCGTGCATCAGAGGAGTCATCCCATTCTGGGCAAACACAAACAAGCACGGgcacacaaacaacacaaagacaTATATGGGCTGGTGTGATGCAttcaggtgtctttatgctggTATAATGCATTCAGGAACCATATTGCCCATACTCCCTTCCAGAAAATCTTTGAATagccaaaaaaacacattagaaCCTTATAATGAAGGTGAAGCCATCAATCAAGTCTTTGCCTATCAACATAACTGACTGCGCAAAAGTATATGGCCATCCATGTTATGTTTGATCACACTGATAACTCTCTATGACTCTagtcatgtttttttacttttgcctggcattttaatcatcattttcattttagatttagaACTACATAAACAACTGTGCacatgtttaattatttttatctgttattATCAGCCAGtgattgttatttatttttatccttaatgatactgatataatcattatttctttatttattctcaCACTTTTTAGACTTACTGTCGGAGTTAATGAAGGAAATTGTAGTAGCCTACTATTCACCTCCAGatgaaactttctctgcttTATCTCATCTTTCTCTATCATACACtgcagtctgtctgtctatgtCACATACAGGAATGCGGTAGGAAAGAACGTGTTTTGGCCAGTTCAGTAAACAACAGCAACTATGATCACTGGGTCACAGACTGTATCAAAAATACAATCCGAAAGACTTACTGGTGCAATCACTATAATCACTCCAAATATCCACAAGAGAGTAGAAAGAGCTGTTTATAGCCTTTCTCCCtccttcacagcagcagagtggagaataacaataaaacatgagctTACCTGTTTATTTGGCTAATACAGCCCACTACTGATCCCTTGGCCTTCTTTTCGCTTTCTTCTCTGGACTGACGCTGTTAAGTGTGTacttgttttagtttttcatgcTGTTATTAACATTATTACCACTAATCCCAGCTGGCACTACTCTAGTCCTCTTAGGGTCTGACAGACACGCCTGTTTAGTATGAAATGTATCATTGTCTTTTTCACATTTCCTTCATCCCTCTTGCTGTGCTAAACCACATTGCAGATATTAAAAACTTAATTGCATGATGTGCACGAAACTTCTGTTTTAGGGAACTGCATCCTGACCTTTGTTTCCAAGACAGGAATGCGCCCATATGTGCTGAACCGTGATGCACATTTAAGTTGATGAAATATTTGTATAAATAGATTTATAATTGAATGGAAAAAAGCTGCATGTATTACTGCTATAATGCAAAACTAGCTCAGTAcagcaaaaaatatttttaatgttaataaacatttcttttattaaatttttctggcaaagctgcagagagacactTAGGAGGGGCCAAAGAGCTACCCCCTGCTTAACTGATGTGATGCATTCAGGTGCCTTTATTCTGATGTGATGCATAAAGGTGCCTTTATGCTGATCTGATGTGTTCAGGTGTCATTTTACTGACATGTTCCTGGGGTGTGttcaggtgtctttatgctaatGTGATGTGTTTGGGTTCCTTAATGCTGGTATGATGTATTTAGGTGCATTTATGCTGATTGGATGCAGTCGGGTGTCGTTTTGCTGATATGTTTCTGTGGTTCATTCATGTGCCTATCAGCTGATATAACTATCTGGTGCGTTCAGGTGTCTATCAGCTAATATAACTATGCGGTACGTCTGGGCATCTGTCAACTGATACATTGCCATGGTGTTTTCAGGTGTCTGTCAGCTGTCAGGGACAGTCAGCGTCTGTGAGAAACATGAagtgtttgtgtcttttatcGTCCAGCTCTTGGTGTCATCTCCACATGCTTCCATCACAAAGAGACCAGCCATCACTGTGACAGCAGACGTACATTATATGGAAGGGAgttggtgtcatggtttaaatGGTCATGTTATTTTTTGGAGAATAAATCATTATGAAACTCAGGAGAGTCCACAGTTTAGTTTCTTAAACAGCAGTGACAGAAGTCTAATTttataatattaatttattattcttattttataaatgtatttgaCATTTCTCTTTTTGCCCTGACCAAAAAAAGACTGATTATATTAATTCGCTATGaacaaactttattttgttttacctCATCCAAACAGTTGATCCTTATGTCGGTTTTGGCAAGCAGCTTGGCTGCCTCCTCAACGTCTCctaaaacataaaatttaaaaagtgatgaagatTTGAACATTGTAGCGAGGAGAgagatttgttttaaaataagataaaatagaTGTATAC comes from Cheilinus undulatus linkage group 16, ASM1832078v1, whole genome shotgun sequence and encodes:
- the LOC121524264 gene encoding ankyrin repeat and MYND domain-containing protein 2-like, whose protein sequence is MAATQKGNLSDSERRILQLIREGDVEEAAKLLAKTDIRINCLDENGMTPLMHAAYKGTAAMCRLLLQYGADVNCNQHEYGYTALMFAGLSGKTDITSMMLDAGAETDLVNSVGRTAAQMAAFVGQHDCVTVINNFFSPARLEYYTRPQGLEREPKLPPRLAGPLHKIIMTTNLNPVKIVLLVKENPVLVDSEALQKCYQVMDLLCEQCVKQHDMNEVLAMKMHYISCVLQKCVSFLQRRDDKLDALVKSLLRGRDSDGFPQYQEKFIRECIRKFPYCEATLLQQLGRSISPLDIGNYPTAFSVLSQALTGQMAMVDADYCATCGERGAEKRCSLCKAVLYCSATCQKLHWFTHKKMCGSLQEQDADPVEDTPTFSQLKDDESDLVMETANFLQELCLRAESTVAAAGGCPAEFLTHPSTSAPSPTCGE